In Caloramator sp. E03, the sequence CCCTGGTAAAGATTTTGAAAGTGCATGTAAAAAATACCTTTCTGACTTTGTAGGTGAAATTGTTGTAGGAGATTGGGAGCCTGACTGGAATAACTTGCAGTACAGAAGGCTTGAGGTAGAGAAACACGGACCAGAAATTGAAATTGTTGATAAATTGATAGTTGAACATGGTAATGATGCTTCTATGCTTTTAGGATTATTTGTACCTGTTTCATCAAAAGTTTTTGATCTTATGCCTAATTTAAAAATTGTTGGAGTTTCAAGAGCAGGTGTGGAAAATGTAAATGTAAAAGAGGCTACCAGTCGAGGGATACTTGTGTTTAATGTTGAAGGAAGAAATGCAGAAGCAGTATCTGATTTTGCAGTAGGTTTGATGCTTGCAGAATGTAGAAATATTGCTAGAGCTCATTATTCTATAAAAAATGGAAAGTGGAGAAAAGAGTTTTCTAATTCTGATTGGGTTCCTGAACTTAAAGGGAAAAATGTTGGTATTATAGGATTTGGATACATAGGGAGATTAGTAGCAAAAAAGCTTATGGGTTTTGACGTAAATAGAATGGTATATGACCCATTTATAAGTGAAGATATAATTAGAGAAGCAGGATGTATTCCAGTTGATAAAGAAACATTGTTTAAAGAAAGTGATTTTATTACAATACACGCAAGACTTTCTGAAGATTCAAAAAATCTTGTAGGAGAAAAAGAATTTGAAATGATGAAACCTACTGCATATATAATAAATACAGGAAGAGCTGGATTAGTTAATGAAAAAGCTCTTATAAAGGCATTAAAGGAGAAAAAGATAGCGGGAGCAGGGCTTGATGTTTTTTGGACAGAACCAATACCACAAGATAGCGAGTTTTTGCAGCTTGATAATGTAACACTTACTACCCATATAGCAGGTACGACAAAAGAAGCTTTAACAAGATCTCCTGAACTTCTTATGGAAGATATTTGTAAATTGTTAAGAAATGAAAAACCAAGGTTTATTATTAATGGTGAAGTTTTAGAAAATGATGAATTTAAGAAGTGGCTGGAGGAAGTGAGAAAATGATAGTAAATTTAACATCAATTTTAAAGGATGCTCGCTTAGGTAAATATGCTATAGGTTCTTTTAATGTATATAGTTATGAAACAATAAAAGGGGTAATTGAATCTGCCATAAAATTAAATAAGCCAACTATAGTTGCTTTTGGAGAAAGATATTTAGAAAATATGGATTTTGATTCAGTTTATGCGACTGTAAATGCTCTTGGGAAGAATACTAATACACCTATAGCATTACATTTAGATCATTGTAAATCATTTGAACATATAGTACAAGCTATAAGAGCAGGATTTACATCTGTTATGTATGATGGTTCAAATTTGAGCTTTGAAGAAAATATAAAGGAAACAAAAAAAATTGTATCCATTGCTCATTCAGTAAATGTATCTGTAGAGGCAGAACTTGGAGGAATATCCCTTGGAGATCGTTCTAATGAAGAAGAAAGAGAACAAATATATACTGATCCAAATGAAGCAGAAATATTTGTTAAGGAAACAGGTGTTGATGCGCTGGCTGTATCAATTGGAACAGTTCATGGTATGTACAAAGGAGAACCTAAAATTGATATTGGTGTATTAAAATCAATAGCATCCAGGATAGACATACCTTTAGTATTGCACGGAGGATCAGGAACTCCTGAGAATATAATAAAAGAATGCATTAGGAATGGTATATGCAAAATAAATGTCAATACTGAAATATCTGCATATACTGTAGATAAAATTAAGGAAGCTCTTCGATCAGATAAGGATTATCATCTTTCAAAAATTTCCATATTAGAAATAGAATATATAAAAGAAGTTGTAGAAAAATATATGAACATGTTTTATAGCTAAAAAAATATTCAATGTCTCAAAAGACTTTGAATATGATAAAAAACTATACTTGTGCATTAATAATCAAAAATTAATAAACAGTGCACTGAAAAATAATAAAAATAAAGGAATAGCTTAATATTTACAGCTTTTTAGTTACTAAAGAAAAATTGTTAAATATCTAACTTTTACCTGAGTTAATTATATAACAAAAAAAAGATG encodes:
- a CDS encoding class II fructose-bisphosphate aldolase: MIVNLTSILKDARLGKYAIGSFNVYSYETIKGVIESAIKLNKPTIVAFGERYLENMDFDSVYATVNALGKNTNTPIALHLDHCKSFEHIVQAIRAGFTSVMYDGSNLSFEENIKETKKIVSIAHSVNVSVEAELGGISLGDRSNEEEREQIYTDPNEAEIFVKETGVDALAVSIGTVHGMYKGEPKIDIGVLKSIASRIDIPLVLHGGSGTPENIIKECIRNGICKINVNTEISAYTVDKIKEALRSDKDYHLSKISILEIEYIKEVVEKYMNMFYS
- a CDS encoding 2-hydroxyacid dehydrogenase; the encoded protein is MTKKFKTILLGDAMIPGKDFESACKKYLSDFVGEIVVGDWEPDWNNLQYRRLEVEKHGPEIEIVDKLIVEHGNDASMLLGLFVPVSSKVFDLMPNLKIVGVSRAGVENVNVKEATSRGILVFNVEGRNAEAVSDFAVGLMLAECRNIARAHYSIKNGKWRKEFSNSDWVPELKGKNVGIIGFGYIGRLVAKKLMGFDVNRMVYDPFISEDIIREAGCIPVDKETLFKESDFITIHARLSEDSKNLVGEKEFEMMKPTAYIINTGRAGLVNEKALIKALKEKKIAGAGLDVFWTEPIPQDSEFLQLDNVTLTTHIAGTTKEALTRSPELLMEDICKLLRNEKPRFIINGEVLENDEFKKWLEEVRK